One Astyanax mexicanus isolate ESR-SI-001 chromosome 3, AstMex3_surface, whole genome shotgun sequence genomic region harbors:
- the LOC111196629 gene encoding uncharacterized protein LOC111196629 isoform X1: MTLIQREILGLLRGRDNLRNRCKIVRWMQKKIILPRAMKCNSCKKKMKLHKRFQGDGYQWCCTRNAHHHTDITASVRKGSMFFRSRLSLRQHLEFIYRFSQGLRQRQMDLIEDGIAGSSRTLTKMTSALRKVCISAMTKLRQRGGMRVGGPHHFVMIDESKFSHKRKYNRGRVGSTWRRSKKWVLGILEVGVTTRKPILKIVSKRSSAQMLPVVRHYVRRGTSIITDEWRAYRGLSDLGYDHHTVCHKRHFVHPLTRAHTQHLERAWQKFKVDVWRHRANRNTKLLKQYLKIIEWEHWLAKKHKWGILGRLLHDIRKMYKSHS; encoded by the exons ATGACATTAATTCAAAGAGAAATTCTTGGATTATTAAGAGGCAGGGATAATCTTCGAAACAGATGTAAGATTGTGCGAtggatgcagaaaaaaataattctgccCAGAGCAATGAAATGCAACTCATGCAAGAAAAAAATGAAGTTACACAAACGGTTCCAAGGAGATGGATATCAGTG GTGTTGCACAAGGAATGCACATCACCATACAGACATTACGGCTTCTGTCCGGAAGGGGTCTATGTTTTTTCGCTCCCGTTTATCTCTGCGACAACACTTAGAGTTCATCTATAG ATTTTCTCAGGGCctgagacagagacagatggaCCTTATTGAGGATGGGATAGCTGGCAGTAGCAGAACTCTGACCAAAATGACATCAGCTTTGAGAAAA GTCTGCATTTCAGCGATGACAAAACTTCGACAGCGTGGAGGGATGCGTGTTGGGGGCCCACACCACTTTGTGATGATAGATGAGAGTAAATTCTCACACAAAAGAAAG TACAATCGTGGACGTGTAGGTTCTACCTGGCGACGGAGCAAAAAGTGGGTACTAGGAATTCTTGAAGTGGGCGTTACCACCCGGAAGCCCATACTGAAAATCGTCTCCAAGAGGTCGAGTGCACAGATGCTACCTGTTGTGAGACACTATGTGAGAAGAGGCACCAGTATCATTACTGATGAGTGGCGAGCGTACAGAGGTCTTTCAGATCTTGGATATGACCACCATACTGTTTGCCACAAGAGACATTTTGTACATCCACTCACTAGGGCTCACACCCAGCACCTGGAGAGGGCTTGGCAAAAATTCAAGGTTGATGTGTGGCGACACAGAGCAAACCGAAACACAAAACTCCTGAAACAGTACCTGAAGATTATAGAATGGGAACACTGGCTCGCCAAGAAGCACAAATGGGGTATACTGGGAAGACTGCTCCATGACattagaaaaatgtataaaagccaTTCTTAA
- the LOC111196629 gene encoding uncharacterized protein LOC111196629 isoform X3, translated as MDLIEDGIAGSSRTLTKMTSALRKVCISAMTKLRQRGGMRVGGPHHFVMIDESKFSHKRKYNRGRVGSTWRRSKKWVLGILEVGVTTRKPILKIVSKRSSAQMLPVVRHYVRRGTSIITDEWRAYRGLSDLGYDHHTVCHKRHFVHPLTRAHTQHLERAWQKFKVDVWRHRANRNTKLLKQYLKIIEWEHWLAKKHKWGILGRLLHDIRKMYKSHS; from the exons atggaCCTTATTGAGGATGGGATAGCTGGCAGTAGCAGAACTCTGACCAAAATGACATCAGCTTTGAGAAAA GTCTGCATTTCAGCGATGACAAAACTTCGACAGCGTGGAGGGATGCGTGTTGGGGGCCCACACCACTTTGTGATGATAGATGAGAGTAAATTCTCACACAAAAGAAAG TACAATCGTGGACGTGTAGGTTCTACCTGGCGACGGAGCAAAAAGTGGGTACTAGGAATTCTTGAAGTGGGCGTTACCACCCGGAAGCCCATACTGAAAATCGTCTCCAAGAGGTCGAGTGCACAGATGCTACCTGTTGTGAGACACTATGTGAGAAGAGGCACCAGTATCATTACTGATGAGTGGCGAGCGTACAGAGGTCTTTCAGATCTTGGATATGACCACCATACTGTTTGCCACAAGAGACATTTTGTACATCCACTCACTAGGGCTCACACCCAGCACCTGGAGAGGGCTTGGCAAAAATTCAAGGTTGATGTGTGGCGACACAGAGCAAACCGAAACACAAAACTCCTGAAACAGTACCTGAAGATTATAGAATGGGAACACTGGCTCGCCAAGAAGCACAAATGGGGTATACTGGGAAGACTGCTCCATGACattagaaaaatgtataaaagccaTTCTTAA
- the LOC111196629 gene encoding uncharacterized protein LOC111196629 isoform X2, producing MTLIQREILGLLRGRDNLRNRCKIVRWMQKKIILPRAMKCNSCKKKMKLHKRFQGDGYQWCCTRNAHHHTDITASVRKGSMFFRSRLSLRQHLEFIYRFSQGLRQRQMDLIEDGIAGSSRTLTKMTSALRKVCISAMTKLRQRGGMRVGGPHHFVMIDESKFSHKRKVLECPT from the exons ATGACATTAATTCAAAGAGAAATTCTTGGATTATTAAGAGGCAGGGATAATCTTCGAAACAGATGTAAGATTGTGCGAtggatgcagaaaaaaataattctgccCAGAGCAATGAAATGCAACTCATGCAAGAAAAAAATGAAGTTACACAAACGGTTCCAAGGAGATGGATATCAGTG GTGTTGCACAAGGAATGCACATCACCATACAGACATTACGGCTTCTGTCCGGAAGGGGTCTATGTTTTTTCGCTCCCGTTTATCTCTGCGACAACACTTAGAGTTCATCTATAG ATTTTCTCAGGGCctgagacagagacagatggaCCTTATTGAGGATGGGATAGCTGGCAGTAGCAGAACTCTGACCAAAATGACATCAGCTTTGAGAAAA GTCTGCATTTCAGCGATGACAAAACTTCGACAGCGTGGAGGGATGCGTGTTGGGGGCCCACACCACTTTGTGATGATAGATGAGAGTAAATTCTCACACAAAAGAAAG GTCCTGGAGTGTCCTACCTag